One Actinospica robiniae DSM 44927 genomic region harbors:
- the pstA gene encoding phosphate ABC transporter permease PstA, producing the protein MSSSSLTHTSPTRRLKDKAAYVIVGLAFVVAVIPLISILWTVIVKGGKDFDVYFLSHSMRNVSESDSYGGAYHAILGTLEQVGIAALITIPLSLLVGIYLVEYGHGRLSQAVTFFVDVMMGLPSIVAGLFILSVWILGAGFQASGFAASLALTILMLPVAVRSTEEMLKLVSPALREASYALGVSKWRTITKVVLPTALPGIVTGMMLGVARIMGETAPVLLLVGVTQSINPNPFSEPQGSLPLFVFSESQNSLATAINRGWAAALTLIILVMLLNLIARLIAWWKAPAASR; encoded by the coding sequence ATGTCCTCCTCCTCGCTGACGCACACCAGCCCCACCCGCAGGCTCAAGGACAAGGCCGCCTACGTCATCGTCGGGCTGGCCTTCGTGGTGGCCGTCATCCCGCTGATCTCGATCCTGTGGACCGTGATCGTCAAGGGCGGCAAGGACTTCGACGTCTACTTCCTGTCCCACTCGATGCGCAACGTCTCCGAGTCCGACAGCTACGGCGGCGCGTACCACGCCATCCTCGGCACGCTCGAGCAGGTGGGCATCGCGGCGCTGATCACCATCCCGCTCTCCCTGCTCGTGGGCATCTACCTGGTGGAGTACGGCCACGGCCGGCTGAGCCAGGCGGTGACCTTCTTCGTCGACGTCATGATGGGCCTGCCCTCGATCGTGGCCGGCCTGTTCATCCTGTCGGTGTGGATCCTCGGCGCGGGCTTCCAGGCCTCCGGCTTCGCCGCCTCGCTGGCCCTGACCATCCTGATGCTGCCGGTGGCCGTCCGCTCCACCGAGGAGATGCTCAAGCTCGTCTCCCCGGCGCTGCGCGAGGCCTCGTACGCGCTCGGCGTCTCCAAGTGGCGCACCATCACCAAGGTGGTGCTGCCCACCGCGCTGCCCGGGATCGTGACCGGCATGATGCTCGGCGTCGCGCGCATCATGGGCGAGACCGCCCCGGTGCTGCTGCTCGTCGGGGTCACCCAGTCGATCAACCCGAACCCGTTCTCCGAGCCGCAGGGCTCGCTGCCGCTGTTCGTCTTCAGCGAATCCCAGAACAGCCTGGCGACCGCGATCAACCGGGGCTGGGCCGCCGCGCTCACCCTGATCATCCTGGTCATGCTGCTGAACCTGATCGCCCGTCTGATCGCCTGGTGGAAGGCCCCCGCGGCCTCCCGCTGA
- a CDS encoding WXG100 family type VII secretion target produces MSGAGFKIEVDDLLAIAPQIGESGQVLVDSMNSAVATLQSLGSFWGDDKPGTQFAASYQKISAEVLLMLTKIAEDLEGVSQGLTKMAASYGQTEADITEGFRHGGTYAL; encoded by the coding sequence GTGAGCGGGGCCGGCTTCAAGATCGAAGTGGACGACCTCCTCGCGATCGCGCCGCAGATCGGCGAAAGCGGACAAGTGCTCGTCGACTCCATGAACTCGGCCGTCGCAACGCTTCAGAGCCTCGGATCTTTCTGGGGCGACGACAAACCTGGCACCCAGTTCGCCGCGAGCTACCAGAAGATCTCCGCTGAAGTCCTGCTCATGCTCACCAAGATCGCCGAAGACCTCGAAGGCGTGTCGCAAGGGCTGACGAAGATGGCCGCCAGCTACGGCCAGACCGAAGCCGACATCACCGAGGGCTTCCGCCACGGCGGAACCTACGCCCTCTAA
- a CDS encoding DUF3592 domain-containing protein, which yields MGIILGAIILGPAVHEIRILRVALRGATATGRVEAVREGRRDRYGDTVRWISVVSYWAEAGGKRREVRFDERLGYSHDKKKEIVVRYSPKKPDRLVTIRPPREVLAKAGGLTVLAVFFIAAGLWWLLGPH from the coding sequence GTGGGCATCATCCTGGGCGCGATCATCCTCGGCCCGGCCGTTCACGAGATAAGAATTCTCCGCGTCGCGCTGCGCGGGGCGACGGCGACAGGTCGGGTCGAAGCTGTCAGGGAGGGTCGTCGCGATCGGTACGGCGACACGGTCCGATGGATCTCCGTCGTCTCGTACTGGGCCGAAGCGGGAGGTAAGCGTCGTGAAGTGCGGTTCGATGAACGGCTGGGATACTCCCACGACAAGAAGAAGGAGATCGTCGTACGGTACAGCCCCAAAAAGCCCGACCGACTTGTGACCATTCGGCCTCCGAGAGAGGTCCTGGCGAAGGCAGGCGGCCTGACCGTCCTGGCCGTCTTCTTCATAGCCGCAGGGTTGTGGTGGCTCCTCGGCCCACACTGA
- a CDS encoding ATP-binding SpoIIE family protein phosphatase, with the protein MSWKSDTSTPAREADSDPRASEWHVPGPRGPRFPSAPQRASAALHAVFDEAPGAVAVVEGPDYVLDYANPAFRTGFAGVEGGAAGEYGPAPRLLTGVPLAEAVPALARLGLLDALALVHASGTVFTAPEVRVPEFGPAGRPAVLRVTCSPVRTSAADPIEGVLLHLTDTTDQAAELRRLQGAERRHRNAAVALQRALLPQRLTQPDDLRIAGCYLPAAGENDLGETLRPGVTRPTGGELQVGGDWYDVIPLGAGRTAFVMGDVMGRGVHAAAIMGQLRAAVRAYAAANLPPGELLLHLDRHAAELEGVAYTAGSARAGLCDLGALASCVYAVYDPDDRALTYASAGHPAPLLRRPDGLVVDLDAAVGPPLGTGEWTWQEASVAVPPDSYLAFYTDGLVERRGLDIDEQFARLREVFGYAPLVDPEEPAGGAGDLSWRLAELEATLSGSAVTAAGAAARRVGPVDHVRDALLTGMRLPLDHADDVALLVVHVPEWRGERAELFRSAEVDLVGGTEIAAHARAFASGVLRSWHLDEDLCDTGVLAVSELVANAAIHGRPPVRLRLRRTDRRLIVDVGDGDDHLPRRRLAEETDEDGRGIGIVASLAASWGSRQLPEGKSVWCEFGLGRTR; encoded by the coding sequence GTGTCTTGGAAGTCCGACACGTCCACGCCCGCCCGCGAGGCCGACTCCGACCCGCGCGCCTCCGAGTGGCACGTGCCGGGGCCGCGCGGGCCCAGGTTCCCGTCCGCCCCGCAACGTGCCTCGGCCGCGCTGCACGCGGTGTTCGACGAGGCGCCGGGGGCGGTGGCCGTGGTGGAGGGCCCTGATTACGTGCTCGACTACGCGAATCCGGCCTTCCGCACCGGGTTCGCGGGCGTGGAGGGCGGCGCCGCCGGCGAGTACGGTCCGGCGCCGCGGCTGCTGACCGGGGTGCCGCTGGCCGAGGCCGTGCCGGCGTTGGCCCGGCTCGGCCTGCTCGACGCCCTGGCCCTGGTGCACGCGAGCGGCACGGTGTTCACCGCGCCCGAGGTGCGGGTGCCGGAGTTCGGCCCGGCCGGGCGTCCGGCCGTGCTCCGGGTGACCTGCTCGCCGGTGCGCACCTCGGCCGCGGACCCGATCGAGGGCGTGCTGCTGCACCTGACCGACACCACCGACCAGGCCGCCGAGCTGCGCCGGCTGCAGGGCGCCGAGCGCCGGCACCGGAACGCGGCGGTGGCCCTGCAGCGGGCTCTGCTGCCGCAGCGGCTGACCCAGCCGGACGACCTGCGCATCGCCGGCTGCTACCTGCCCGCGGCCGGCGAGAACGACCTCGGCGAGACGCTGCGGCCGGGCGTGACCAGGCCTACGGGCGGCGAGCTGCAGGTCGGCGGGGACTGGTACGACGTGATCCCGCTCGGCGCCGGGCGCACCGCCTTCGTGATGGGCGACGTGATGGGGCGCGGGGTGCACGCGGCGGCCATCATGGGCCAGCTGCGTGCGGCGGTCCGGGCGTACGCGGCAGCCAATCTGCCGCCCGGCGAGCTGCTGCTGCACCTCGACCGGCACGCGGCGGAGCTCGAAGGCGTCGCCTACACCGCGGGTTCCGCCCGGGCCGGGCTGTGCGACCTCGGCGCGCTCGCCTCCTGCGTCTACGCGGTCTACGACCCGGACGACAGGGCCCTGACGTACGCGTCGGCCGGGCACCCGGCGCCGCTGCTGCGGCGGCCGGACGGGCTGGTGGTCGACCTCGACGCGGCGGTAGGGCCGCCGCTGGGCACCGGCGAGTGGACCTGGCAGGAGGCCAGCGTCGCCGTGCCGCCGGACTCCTACCTCGCCTTCTACACCGACGGCCTGGTCGAGCGGCGCGGCCTCGACATCGACGAGCAGTTCGCCCGGCTGCGCGAGGTCTTCGGCTACGCGCCGCTGGTCGACCCGGAGGAGCCCGCCGGCGGCGCCGGCGACCTCTCCTGGCGGCTGGCCGAGCTCGAGGCGACCCTCAGCGGCAGCGCCGTCACCGCCGCCGGAGCCGCGGCCCGCCGCGTCGGGCCGGTCGACCATGTCCGGGACGCGCTGCTGACCGGGATGCGGCTGCCGCTGGACCACGCGGACGACGTGGCGCTGCTGGTGGTGCACGTGCCGGAGTGGCGCGGCGAGCGGGCCGAGCTGTTCCGCTCCGCCGAGGTGGACCTGGTCGGCGGCACCGAGATCGCCGCGCACGCCCGGGCCTTCGCCTCCGGCGTGCTGCGCAGCTGGCACCTGGACGAAGACCTCTGCGACACCGGGGTGCTCGCGGTCAGCGAGCTGGTGGCCAACGCGGCCATCCACGGCCGGCCGCCGGTGCGGCTGCGGCTGCGCCGGACCGACCGCCGGCTGATCGTGGACGTCGGCGACGGAGACGACCACCTGCCCCGGCGACGGCTGGCCGAGGAGACCGACGAGGATGGGCGCGGCATCGGCATCGTCGCCTCGCTGGCCGCCTCCTGGGGCTCGCGCCAGCTGCCCGAGGGCAAGTCCGTCTGGTGCGAATTCGGGCTGGGCCGGACGCGCTGA
- a CDS encoding DUF4190 domain-containing protein, whose amino-acid sequence MSEPGQPNYGPYGSGSGNSNGGYGGEFGQPVADAQPGEFPPPPPPPQQPPYGTGQWQYGTQTGYQQPYYGYGFPQTPGTNGLAVAAMVCGLCGFLCLIPGIVGVILGAVSLPQIKRSGQSGRGMAITGIVAGAVWIIGFVLLIVLSHTGGDPTF is encoded by the coding sequence ATGTCCGAGCCTGGGCAGCCGAATTACGGGCCTTACGGCAGCGGCAGCGGCAACAGCAACGGCGGCTATGGCGGTGAGTTCGGGCAGCCGGTGGCGGACGCGCAGCCGGGGGAGTTCCCGCCGCCTCCGCCGCCGCCGCAGCAGCCGCCGTACGGCACGGGGCAGTGGCAGTACGGGACGCAGACGGGCTACCAGCAGCCTTACTACGGGTACGGATTTCCCCAGACGCCGGGCACCAACGGGCTGGCGGTCGCGGCGATGGTGTGCGGGCTCTGCGGGTTCCTCTGCCTGATACCGGGGATCGTGGGCGTGATCCTGGGCGCGGTGAGCTTGCCGCAGATCAAGCGGTCGGGGCAGAGCGGCCGGGGCATGGCGATCACGGGCATCGTGGCGGGCGCGGTCTGGATCATCGGGTTCGTACTGCTGATCGTCTTGTCGCACACGGGTGGCGACCCGACGTTCTAG
- the pstS gene encoding phosphate ABC transporter substrate-binding protein PstS, with protein MAAALALSACGSDNGAPSGSSSTTAAAAGGSSSTAATCPSGTLKLAGSTAQQNAMSQWTKDYQGQCTGVTVDYNGNGSGAGVTSFIQKQADFAGSDYSLSSDQSGQVTSAGRCGSGTAIDIPAVPGAIAVVFNVPGVTSLNLSAKTLAGIYNGTITNWNDAAIKTDNPSVSNLPNLKIQAFMRSDTSGTSYNFSNYLNALGGFGPANKQFPSKTAQGVKGSSAVAAKVQSTSGGIGYVEYSYATQDKLSYAEVSNANGAFVQLTQDNAANFIAKAKVTQNGADTTLAFDYTYAAADAYPATLVTYEIACGTGNDATQLPLIKGFLNYIVSSAAQGELTAEGYVPLPSSIAATDTTAIAGLQ; from the coding sequence GTGGCTGCGGCTCTTGCGCTCAGCGCGTGTGGTTCGGACAACGGCGCGCCCTCCGGCTCCAGCTCCACGACCGCGGCCGCCGCCGGCGGCTCCTCGTCGACCGCCGCGACCTGCCCCTCGGGCACGCTGAAGCTGGCCGGCTCGACCGCTCAGCAGAACGCGATGTCGCAGTGGACCAAGGACTACCAGGGCCAGTGCACCGGCGTCACCGTCGACTACAACGGCAACGGCTCCGGCGCGGGTGTGACCTCGTTCATCCAGAAGCAGGCCGACTTCGCCGGCTCGGACTACTCGCTCAGCTCGGACCAGTCCGGCCAGGTCACCTCGGCCGGCCGCTGCGGCTCCGGCACCGCGATCGACATCCCGGCCGTGCCCGGCGCCATCGCCGTGGTCTTCAACGTCCCGGGTGTCACCAGCCTGAACCTCTCGGCCAAGACCCTGGCCGGGATCTACAACGGCACCATCACCAACTGGAACGACGCGGCGATCAAGACCGACAACCCGTCGGTCAGCAACCTGCCGAACCTGAAGATCCAGGCGTTCATGCGCTCGGACACGTCCGGCACCTCGTACAACTTCTCGAACTACCTCAACGCGCTCGGCGGCTTCGGCCCGGCGAACAAGCAGTTCCCGTCGAAGACGGCCCAGGGCGTCAAGGGCTCCTCCGCGGTGGCGGCCAAGGTCCAGTCGACCTCCGGCGGCATCGGCTACGTCGAGTACTCCTACGCGACCCAGGACAAGCTGAGCTACGCCGAGGTCTCCAACGCCAACGGCGCGTTCGTGCAGCTGACCCAGGACAACGCGGCGAACTTCATCGCCAAGGCGAAGGTCACCCAGAACGGCGCGGACACCACTCTGGCCTTCGACTACACCTACGCCGCCGCGGACGCCTACCCGGCCACCCTGGTGACCTACGAGATCGCCTGCGGCACCGGCAACGACGCGACCCAGCTGCCGCTGATCAAGGGCTTCCTGAACTACATCGTCTCGAGCGCGGCCCAGGGCGAGCTGACCGCGGAGGGCTACGTGCCGCTGCCGTCGAGCATCGCCGCGACCGACACGACCGCCATCGCCGGCCTGCAGTAG
- a CDS encoding ABC transporter substrate-binding protein produces the protein MLALAAGLTGGCGTRLPASAFTGAAGDGVGGGPAGAGVSGSAFIAGVSSTEIKVGMIDSITSPVGADAFSGPGYGAQAYFDALNAAGGVGGRKIHVYQCDDSGSGLGNMQCVHQLIDSDQVFAFAGNSIFSYSGASYVSSKDVPDIGGEPVDQAYDQYQHLFSIYGSSSPRDGTVGWNGALYSSTEIYAYFKQKLNAHVAAVVEYNQPDSLRYGQLQAAGLRAEGYTVVTEQLDFALPNYAAAAADMKAHGVQIVFDSIDTSGNGALCTALDHAGVSLVAKVTTPQSWDQTVKSTYSGAPKCRNVLYATSGELSYEDTQYPQIAAFRAAMAEYFPSRAPELSMWELDGWASAQWLTDAVRSCGTDVTRACVEAFMNSPTPYTGHGLLTPTSFATRPPGPAERACLNVARWQDSADGGQGGWVTQVPDMDTNCFTTPVISYSAG, from the coding sequence GTGCTCGCACTGGCGGCTGGGCTGACGGGCGGGTGCGGCACGCGGTTGCCTGCGAGCGCCTTCACGGGCGCGGCAGGGGACGGGGTCGGCGGCGGTCCGGCGGGCGCGGGCGTCAGCGGGAGCGCGTTCATCGCCGGGGTCTCCTCGACCGAGATCAAGGTCGGCATGATCGACTCGATCACCAGCCCGGTCGGTGCTGACGCCTTCTCGGGGCCGGGTTACGGGGCTCAGGCGTACTTCGACGCGCTGAACGCCGCCGGCGGGGTGGGCGGGCGGAAGATCCACGTCTACCAGTGCGACGACTCTGGCAGTGGGCTGGGAAACATGCAGTGTGTGCACCAGCTCATCGACTCTGACCAGGTCTTCGCCTTCGCCGGGAACTCGATCTTCTCCTACTCCGGCGCTTCCTACGTCAGCTCCAAGGACGTGCCGGACATCGGCGGCGAGCCGGTCGATCAGGCTTACGACCAGTATCAGCACCTGTTCTCGATCTACGGCTCGTCCTCGCCTCGCGACGGGACGGTCGGGTGGAACGGCGCCCTCTACAGCTCCACGGAGATCTACGCCTACTTCAAGCAGAAGCTCAACGCCCACGTGGCCGCCGTCGTCGAGTACAACCAGCCCGATTCGCTGCGCTACGGGCAGCTTCAGGCGGCTGGGCTGCGGGCCGAGGGGTACACCGTCGTCACCGAGCAGCTCGACTTCGCGCTGCCCAACTACGCTGCGGCGGCCGCGGACATGAAGGCGCACGGCGTGCAGATCGTGTTCGACTCGATCGACACTTCCGGCAACGGGGCTCTGTGCACGGCGCTCGATCACGCGGGGGTGTCGCTGGTCGCCAAGGTCACCACGCCGCAGAGCTGGGACCAGACCGTCAAGAGCACGTACTCCGGCGCGCCCAAGTGCCGCAACGTCCTGTATGCGACGTCTGGTGAGCTCAGCTACGAGGACACTCAGTATCCGCAGATCGCCGCGTTCCGAGCCGCGATGGCCGAATACTTCCCTTCACGCGCGCCTGAGCTGTCGATGTGGGAGCTTGACGGCTGGGCTTCGGCACAATGGCTTACAGACGCCGTGCGCTCCTGCGGGACGGACGTGACGCGCGCTTGCGTCGAAGCCTTCATGAACAGCCCGACGCCCTATACCGGGCATGGGCTGCTCACTCCGACCAGCTTCGCGACTCGTCCGCCTGGGCCGGCGGAGCGGGCGTGCCTCAACGTCGCGCGCTGGCAGGATTCTGCGGACGGCGGGCAGGGCGGCTGGGTGACACAGGTGCCGGACATGGACACGAACTGCTTCACGACGCCGGTGATCTCGTATTCGGCCGGATAG
- a CDS encoding ATP-binding cassette domain-containing protein encodes MSVASALLCEGVRVRYGGIQVLHDVGLAIAYGTLSALVGPNGAGKTTLLDWCAGAAIEASGSSGRLRIEGADASAWHAARRARAGLRYVPFDRNVFPGLSVRDNLRATGPVRDAGGWAARARAATANVLERFPELSRLLDRPAGVLSGGERQLLAVACALQGPARILLIDEPTHALAPGLADRVIEALADTARQHGRAILVAEPSMSPALRAHTDFSWPLDRGRRLPADGG; translated from the coding sequence ATGAGCGTTGCGAGCGCGCTGCTCTGCGAGGGAGTCCGCGTGCGCTACGGCGGCATCCAGGTGCTGCACGACGTCGGGCTCGCGATCGCGTACGGAACGCTCTCCGCGCTCGTAGGCCCGAACGGCGCAGGCAAGACGACGCTGCTGGACTGGTGCGCAGGCGCGGCCATAGAGGCGTCGGGCAGCAGCGGCCGCCTACGTATCGAGGGAGCAGACGCGTCAGCCTGGCACGCGGCGCGCAGAGCCCGCGCCGGGCTGCGCTACGTCCCGTTCGACCGCAACGTCTTCCCCGGTTTGTCGGTACGGGACAACCTCCGCGCGACTGGCCCCGTTCGCGACGCGGGGGGTTGGGCCGCGAGGGCTCGTGCGGCAACGGCCAACGTTCTCGAACGTTTCCCCGAACTGAGCCGCCTCCTCGACCGCCCCGCCGGCGTCCTGTCCGGCGGCGAACGGCAACTCTTAGCCGTGGCGTGCGCACTGCAAGGCCCGGCCCGGATCCTGCTCATCGACGAGCCCACCCACGCCCTGGCCCCCGGACTCGCCGACCGAGTCATCGAAGCCCTCGCCGACACCGCGCGTCAGCACGGCCGCGCGATCCTGGTGGCCGAACCTTCGATGAGCCCAGCCCTCCGCGCGCACACGGACTTCAGCTGGCCGCTCGACCGCGGCCGCCGTCTCCCCGCCGACGGCGGCTGA
- the pstC gene encoding phosphate ABC transporter permease subunit PstC, with protein sequence MSNERRSAVADTDEVAVRDPRAGLAAKAGIGDRLFGGSARGAAVFILILMAAIAGFLIFQAVEAIGKDKVDFVTSFTWDPDGNSTPNGVAQFGIAAIAWGTLVTSVIGVLLGAPVAIGVALFITQYAPRRLGAVFGYIVDLLAAVPSVVYGLWGLLVLDTHMAGVSKIIQDVLGWIPMFKSDGTYGSSVFTAGVVLAIMILPIIAAIAREIYKQTPREQVEAAYALGATRWEMIRLAVLPYGRSGVTSAVILGFGRALGETIAVAMVLTQVPGLVTRILQPGGNTIAANIAVQFGDAFTTGRQALIASGLVLFLMTLIVNYAARVVVRRAGKAGS encoded by the coding sequence ATGAGCAACGAGCGGCGCAGCGCGGTGGCCGACACCGACGAGGTGGCGGTCCGCGACCCCCGGGCCGGATTGGCCGCCAAGGCCGGCATCGGCGACCGGCTGTTCGGCGGCAGCGCGCGCGGCGCCGCCGTGTTCATCCTGATCCTGATGGCCGCGATCGCCGGATTCCTGATCTTCCAGGCGGTCGAGGCCATCGGCAAGGACAAGGTCGACTTCGTCACCTCCTTCACCTGGGACCCGGACGGCAACAGCACTCCGAACGGGGTGGCGCAGTTCGGTATCGCCGCCATCGCGTGGGGCACGCTGGTCACCTCGGTGATCGGCGTGCTCCTCGGAGCGCCGGTGGCGATCGGCGTGGCCCTGTTCATCACCCAGTACGCCCCGCGCCGGCTCGGCGCGGTCTTCGGTTACATCGTCGACCTGCTGGCCGCGGTGCCCAGCGTGGTCTACGGCCTGTGGGGCCTGCTGGTGCTCGACACGCACATGGCCGGGGTCTCGAAGATCATCCAGGACGTGCTCGGCTGGATCCCGATGTTCAAGAGCGACGGGACCTACGGCAGCTCGGTCTTCACCGCCGGCGTGGTGCTGGCCATCATGATCCTGCCGATCATCGCCGCGATCGCCCGCGAGATCTACAAGCAGACCCCGCGCGAGCAGGTCGAGGCCGCGTACGCGCTCGGCGCCACCCGGTGGGAGATGATCCGGCTGGCGGTGCTGCCCTACGGCCGCTCCGGCGTCACCTCCGCGGTCATCCTCGGCTTCGGCCGCGCCCTCGGCGAGACCATCGCGGTGGCGATGGTGCTCACCCAGGTGCCCGGCCTGGTCACCCGGATCCTGCAGCCCGGCGGCAACACCATCGCGGCGAACATCGCGGTGCAGTTCGGCGACGCCTTCACCACCGGGCGCCAGGCGCTGATCGCCTCCGGCCTGGTGCTGTTCCTGATGACGCTGATCGTGAACTACGCCGCCCGCGTGGTGGTCCGACGCGCCGGAAAGGCCGGTTCCTGA
- a CDS encoding ABC transporter permease subunit → MSGGAADLAVAGLGTGAVAALSGLGVIATYRVTGVLNVAFGAIGMLGAYLNRALAVDLHAPKLIACLLVVGVFAPLLGLLLEAAVFGPLLIRSTDAGRTLIAGFGVTVLLVGVATAIWGEQARTDAPDLLPNGTLHPAGVDVSTAVPIELALVLVVGIGLAWFSRGGPRIRAVIDDRRLAELAGLPARRLARTGWVIGTVLATLTGVLLAPQLRFAPETLTLVIFETLGVAIAARLLSAPLAILAAFGTAIVQSELIGVHLAGAAGSVLDAVRSNLFVVLLLVAAWLTPSFGRTQEGPRPGSRPTQGWSPYALVVLIGLAGWVLRPADLRTALAVPALAMVLLSFRVLYAAGLLSLGQAGSAGIGALTAGWLPGWGLLAAPFAGAAVAVVLILPVLRKSGLHWAVATLAAATALSSFLFDQPLFTPTSVPRPGFATGDRAYLYLELALVAVLLVILISLVRGPGALRLAALRDSEAAARTAGVAVDRERLAVFASAGAVAALGGALWAAGSQVFDPTTFEPAQGLLWFAAAAAVGFGDSAGLIAAAVVLTVADSYVAGASAIIVGVATLLGPTLRVQFRHDAVAVPS, encoded by the coding sequence ATGAGCGGCGGGGCCGCCGACCTGGCCGTGGCCGGACTCGGCACCGGAGCGGTCGCAGCCCTGTCGGGTCTCGGCGTGATCGCGACCTACCGCGTCACCGGCGTGCTCAACGTGGCCTTCGGCGCGATCGGCATGCTCGGCGCCTATCTGAACCGGGCGCTGGCGGTAGACCTGCACGCGCCCAAGCTCATAGCCTGCCTGCTCGTGGTCGGCGTCTTCGCACCGTTGCTGGGTCTGCTGCTCGAAGCCGCCGTCTTCGGCCCTCTGCTCATCAGGTCGACGGACGCCGGCAGAACACTGATCGCAGGATTCGGCGTCACGGTGCTCTTGGTCGGCGTGGCCACCGCGATCTGGGGCGAACAAGCCCGCACCGACGCGCCGGACCTGCTGCCGAACGGCACGCTGCACCCGGCCGGAGTCGACGTATCCACGGCCGTACCGATCGAACTGGCGCTTGTGCTTGTGGTCGGTATCGGACTGGCCTGGTTCTCCCGCGGCGGCCCGCGGATCCGCGCCGTGATCGACGACCGGAGGCTGGCGGAACTGGCCGGACTGCCCGCCCGCCGGCTCGCCCGGACCGGCTGGGTCATCGGCACCGTCCTGGCGACGCTCACCGGCGTGCTGCTAGCCCCGCAACTCCGCTTCGCCCCCGAGACGCTCACGCTCGTCATCTTCGAGACCCTCGGCGTCGCCATCGCGGCCCGGCTCTTGAGCGCACCGCTCGCGATTCTCGCCGCATTCGGCACCGCGATCGTCCAGTCTGAGCTCATCGGCGTACATCTGGCGGGCGCTGCGGGTTCGGTGCTCGACGCGGTCCGGTCGAACCTCTTCGTGGTGCTGCTGCTCGTCGCGGCCTGGCTCACCCCGTCGTTCGGGCGGACGCAGGAAGGCCCGAGGCCGGGAAGTCGGCCGACACAGGGCTGGTCGCCGTATGCGTTGGTGGTGTTGATCGGCCTGGCCGGCTGGGTGCTCAGGCCGGCCGACCTGCGGACGGCGCTGGCCGTCCCGGCCTTGGCGATGGTGCTGCTGTCGTTCCGCGTGCTCTACGCGGCAGGCCTGCTGTCGCTCGGACAGGCCGGGTCGGCCGGAATCGGCGCGCTGACGGCCGGCTGGTTGCCCGGCTGGGGCCTGCTCGCCGCGCCGTTCGCCGGGGCCGCAGTCGCCGTCGTGCTCATCCTGCCGGTGCTGCGCAAAAGCGGCCTGCACTGGGCTGTGGCGACGCTCGCAGCCGCGACCGCGCTGAGCAGCTTCCTCTTCGACCAGCCGTTGTTCACGCCGACGTCGGTGCCACGGCCCGGCTTCGCCACCGGCGACCGGGCATATCTGTACCTTGAGCTGGCGCTGGTTGCCGTGCTGCTGGTGATCTTGATCTCCTTGGTCCGCGGACCCGGAGCGTTGCGCTTGGCCGCTTTGCGCGACAGCGAGGCGGCCGCGCGGACGGCAGGCGTGGCCGTCGACCGAGAACGTCTAGCCGTCTTCGCGAGCGCCGGCGCCGTCGCGGCGTTGGGTGGTGCCCTGTGGGCAGCAGGCAGTCAGGTCTTCGACCCTACGACCTTCGAGCCGGCCCAAGGCCTGCTGTGGTTCGCCGCGGCCGCGGCAGTCGGATTCGGCGACAGCGCCGGGCTGATCGCCGCAGCGGTCGTGCTCACCGTCGCAGACAGCTACGTGGCCGGCGCGTCCGCGATCATCGTCGGCGTCGCTACGCTGCTCGGCCCCACCCTGCGCGTGCAGTTTCGGCACGACGCCGTGGCAGTGCCCTCATGA